A stretch of the Bacillus sp. FJAT-18017 genome encodes the following:
- the iadA gene encoding beta-aspartyl-peptidase, translating into MLTLIKNGEIYAPHYLGKKDLLIIDSRIGLIAEDIQVPERFAKVEVVDASGKYIVPGFIDAHVHITGGGGEGSYRTRTPELRLTDATLAGITTIIGVLGTDGTTRTMTNLIAKARALDEEGITCFIHTGSYQVPLKTLTGKIEDDIILIDKIIGAGEVAIADHRSSQPTAEEMAKIASAARIGGLLSGKAGIVNIHVGDSYDHLKIIDEVVEKTDIPIRQFQPTHINRSQHLFEAGIRFAKKGGYVDFTTSSVPKFFDEGEVKCSVGLRRMLDQHIDISQITFTSDGQASLPDFDEFGELLGLKIGKVSTLYQEVRDAIVQEGIPIEVALRVITQNPAAILKLNRKGMVAEGRDADLVLLDKEDMSIRDVFALGQMMVQDGKPLVKGTFE; encoded by the coding sequence ATGTTGACCCTTATTAAGAACGGAGAAATCTATGCACCACACTATCTTGGAAAAAAAGATTTATTAATTATTGATTCTCGGATTGGCTTGATAGCTGAGGACATTCAAGTGCCGGAACGATTTGCTAAAGTAGAAGTTGTTGATGCTTCAGGAAAATATATAGTCCCTGGCTTTATCGACGCGCATGTACATATTACAGGAGGCGGAGGGGAAGGAAGCTACCGGACTCGGACACCAGAGCTTCGTTTGACCGATGCAACACTTGCAGGGATTACAACAATTATTGGTGTCCTGGGGACAGATGGAACGACCAGGACGATGACTAACCTGATTGCTAAAGCACGGGCCCTTGATGAAGAGGGGATTACCTGCTTTATTCATACTGGATCCTATCAAGTGCCTTTAAAGACGCTTACAGGAAAAATTGAAGATGACATAATTCTGATTGATAAGATAATAGGCGCTGGGGAGGTCGCAATTGCTGATCATCGCTCCTCACAGCCGACCGCTGAAGAAATGGCGAAAATTGCTTCTGCTGCACGTATAGGCGGCCTTTTGTCAGGTAAAGCGGGTATCGTCAATATTCATGTAGGAGACAGTTACGACCACTTGAAAATAATTGATGAAGTCGTTGAAAAAACAGATATTCCAATCAGGCAATTTCAGCCTACCCATATTAACCGTAGCCAGCATTTATTTGAAGCTGGTATCCGTTTCGCCAAAAAAGGTGGTTATGTGGATTTTACAACAAGCTCGGTACCAAAATTTTTTGATGAAGGAGAAGTGAAATGTTCGGTTGGACTTAGGCGAATGCTTGACCAGCACATTGATATTTCACAAATCACCTTTACTTCCGACGGCCAGGCTAGCCTTCCTGACTTCGATGAATTTGGTGAATTGCTTGGATTGAAGATTGGGAAAGTCTCAACACTTTATCAAGAAGTGCGTGATGCCATTGTCCAGGAAGGTATTCCTATAGAAGTTGCTCTCCGAGTAATTACACAAAACCCGGCAGCCATTTTAAAACTTAATCGAAAAGGGATGGTGGCTGAAGGAAGGGACGCTGACCTTGTACTGCTGGATAAAGAGGATATGTCGATAAGAGATGTATTTGCATTGGGGCAGATGATGGTTCAAGACGGCAAACCACTTGTTAAGGGAACGTTTGAATAA